The following are encoded in a window of Terriglobales bacterium genomic DNA:
- the tmk gene encoding dTMP kinase, with protein sequence MPGRRGLFITFEGLDGSGKSTQITRLAETLTARGLDVLATREPGGSAIGERIRSILLDSRTSGLSPLAELALMFADRAQHVEEVIEPALKAGKTVICDRYTDSTEAYQGFGRRLGSQVVLDLHHTLCHDLWPDLTLLLESELDASVARARNRNQSSQSSEGRFESEDAAFFRRVHQGFNEIARREANRISRIPAGTIQNVEGEILRTVESRFPQLANRAAAVK encoded by the coding sequence ATGCCCGGTAGGCGCGGACTCTTTATTACTTTCGAGGGCCTTGACGGCTCCGGGAAGAGCACCCAAATTACGCGCCTCGCCGAGACACTTACCGCGCGCGGCCTCGACGTTCTGGCAACTCGAGAACCCGGCGGAAGCGCAATTGGAGAGCGTATTCGCTCCATCCTGCTGGACTCTCGCACTTCAGGCCTGTCCCCGCTCGCCGAGCTGGCGTTAATGTTCGCGGATCGCGCGCAGCACGTTGAAGAAGTGATTGAACCAGCGCTCAAGGCTGGAAAAACCGTGATTTGCGACCGCTACACCGACAGCACGGAAGCCTATCAAGGCTTCGGTCGCCGACTCGGATCGCAGGTTGTCCTCGATTTGCACCATACGCTCTGCCACGACTTGTGGCCCGATTTGACACTGCTACTCGAGTCTGAACTGGATGCAAGCGTTGCCCGCGCGCGCAATCGCAATCAAAGCTCGCAGTCGTCTGAGGGACGCTTTGAAAGTGAAGACGCTGCCTTCTTCCGGCGCGTTCATCAAGGATTCAATGAGATCGCACGCCGCGAGGCTAATCGCATATCGAGAATTCCCGCCGGCACGATCCAGAACGTGGAAGGCGAGATTCTGAGAACCGTGGAGAGCCGTTTCCCACAGCTTGCAAACCGCGCAGCGGCCGTTAAATGA
- a CDS encoding L-threonylcarbamoyladenylate synthase, producing the protein MFILFRVKTIHLKVPAENAASEDAAIAEAAAILKHGGLVAIPTETVYGLAANALDPAAIARIFEAKERPAWDPLIVHVANSEMISQIAADFPEKAKTLADRFWPGPLTLLLRRHPQLPPAVTAGRETVAVRMPAHPVAHAVIASAGLPLAAPSANRFGRTSPTTAEHVLRDLEGRIDAVLDSGPTQIGVESTVLDPLRTPPLLLRPGGITREQLEDLLGPIEVYSAPANEAPQALASPGLAARHYAPQAKLMLVEGTPEGFRAVLEQQVSNLGDHGDYVGAMVPEDWLDQQSLSRGGLVIFDWGSWSDYAQLAHNLFAGLRYLDKPGVSVIVCPLPSADGLGLALRDRLLRAAR; encoded by the coding sequence TTGTTTATTCTCTTCCGAGTGAAGACTATTCACCTCAAGGTTCCCGCTGAGAACGCCGCAAGCGAAGATGCAGCTATTGCTGAAGCTGCCGCGATCCTCAAGCATGGCGGTCTTGTCGCTATTCCAACGGAGACTGTCTATGGATTGGCGGCCAATGCTCTCGACCCCGCAGCCATCGCGCGCATCTTTGAAGCCAAAGAACGGCCCGCTTGGGATCCGCTCATTGTGCACGTAGCCAATTCCGAAATGATTTCGCAAATAGCTGCTGATTTCCCGGAGAAGGCTAAGACGTTGGCGGATCGCTTCTGGCCCGGACCTCTCACCTTGCTGCTAAGGAGGCACCCGCAACTTCCGCCGGCCGTCACTGCTGGACGCGAAACCGTGGCAGTTCGCATGCCCGCGCATCCAGTTGCGCACGCTGTTATTGCCAGTGCGGGGTTACCCCTCGCTGCGCCCAGCGCGAATCGCTTTGGACGCACCAGCCCAACAACAGCGGAGCATGTGCTTCGTGATCTCGAAGGACGCATTGACGCCGTACTCGACTCCGGCCCAACTCAAATCGGAGTGGAGTCCACGGTACTTGACCCGCTACGAACGCCGCCTCTCCTGCTTCGCCCCGGCGGGATCACCCGTGAGCAGCTTGAAGATTTGCTGGGCCCGATCGAGGTCTATTCGGCTCCCGCGAATGAAGCTCCGCAGGCTCTGGCCTCGCCAGGTCTGGCGGCGCGCCATTACGCACCGCAAGCAAAGTTGATGCTGGTGGAGGGAACGCCAGAGGGGTTCCGCGCAGTCCTCGAGCAACAAGTCTCGAACCTAGGCGACCATGGCGATTACGTGGGCGCAATGGTCCCCGAGGACTGGCTCGACCAACAGTCGCTCTCGCGTGGGGGATTGGTGATCTTCGATTGGGGATCGTGGAGCGATTACGCGCAGCTCGCTCACAATTTATTTGCTGGACTTCGCTACTTGGATAAACCTGGGGTTAGCGTGATTGTGTGCCCATTGCCGTCCGCTGATGGCCTCGGATTAGCGCTGCGTGATCGACTGCTTCGCGCAGCTCGGTGA
- a CDS encoding HU family DNA-binding protein, whose product MIKLDIINEVVNKTGITKTKAEMAVETVFESMKKALSQGDRIELRGFGVFNVRPRKTGIGRNPRTGAEVSIPPGKAVRFKPGKELQSID is encoded by the coding sequence GTGATCAAACTCGACATCATCAACGAAGTCGTGAATAAGACGGGCATCACCAAAACGAAAGCTGAAATGGCTGTTGAGACCGTCTTCGAGAGCATGAAGAAGGCTTTGTCGCAGGGCGATCGCATCGAACTGCGCGGCTTCGGAGTGTTCAACGTGCGTCCCCGCAAGACCGGCATCGGCCGCAACCCGCGCACAGGAGCCGAGGTCAGCATCCCGCCGGGCAAGGCTGTGCGTTTTAAACCGGGCAAAGAGCTGCAGTCCATCGACTAA
- a CDS encoding site-2 protease family protein, with product MSDSGYPIEVLEPAPRPHEVHIILPLRRRYWLHLLLFVATIFTTLIVGARLQYNFVQGLPQFHSDADLFPLRWALQNPGNLVLGIPFSVTLLGILLAHEMGHFIYAQRNNVYATLPFFLPAPTLIGTLGAFIRIRSPIRTRAALFDIGIAGPIAGFVVALPVLVGALMASRPAAAQLSDSGLVLGFPLVFHLAWKLLHPQGALQLAQLSLSPVAIAAWVGMFATSLNLLPGGQLDGGHIVYALSPRSHKLVSRLTMVALVPLGIFCWAGWLIWALLLLVSLMRHPPVPEYPPLDRKRKLLAWFAFLMFVLTMLPTPFSQIDPERGVQPAGVWQMLH from the coding sequence ATGTCTGATTCCGGTTATCCCATAGAAGTCCTCGAGCCAGCGCCTCGGCCGCATGAAGTACACATCATTCTTCCTTTGCGGCGAAGATATTGGCTGCATCTGCTGTTGTTTGTTGCCACCATCTTCACGACTCTTATCGTCGGAGCGCGGCTGCAGTACAACTTTGTTCAAGGTTTGCCGCAGTTCCATTCCGATGCCGATTTGTTTCCTCTACGTTGGGCCCTGCAGAATCCTGGGAACCTTGTTTTAGGCATACCGTTCAGCGTGACTTTGCTGGGAATTCTGCTCGCCCATGAGATGGGGCACTTTATCTACGCCCAGCGGAACAACGTTTACGCGACTCTGCCGTTTTTCCTTCCAGCGCCCACACTGATCGGGACTCTTGGTGCCTTCATTCGCATCCGCTCTCCAATCAGGACACGGGCTGCGCTGTTCGACATCGGCATCGCAGGCCCCATCGCCGGATTTGTCGTGGCATTGCCGGTTTTGGTCGGAGCATTAATGGCTTCTCGGCCTGCCGCCGCACAGCTGAGCGACTCTGGCCTTGTGCTGGGTTTTCCTCTGGTTTTCCATCTCGCATGGAAGCTTCTGCATCCTCAAGGCGCTCTGCAATTAGCGCAACTTAGTCTCTCGCCCGTGGCAATCGCGGCTTGGGTGGGAATGTTTGCCACTTCTCTGAACCTGCTGCCCGGCGGACAGCTCGATGGCGGACACATCGTCTACGCGCTGTCGCCGCGGTCTCACAAACTTGTCTCGCGGCTAACGATGGTGGCATTAGTTCCCCTGGGCATCTTTTGCTGGGCGGGATGGTTGATCTGGGCTCTCTTGTTGCTCGTAAGCCTGATGCGCCATCCACCTGTACCGGAATACCCGCCATTGGATCGAAAGCGGAAGCTGCTCGCCTGGTTCGCATTCCTGATGTTTGTGCTAACTATGTTGCCGACTCCGTTTTCCCAAATCGACCCGGAGCGCGGAGTGCAGCCTGCAGGCGTGTGGCAGATGCTGCATTAA
- the priA gene encoding primosomal protein N', with product MPDFCDVALPVPLEMTFTYRVNGQTPVVGGRVLVPFRTSRLPGVVTALHDQPPGVEAKTVHSVLDAEPLIDPPLMQLAEWISNYYIAPIGEVLRAMLPLQAEVKRDWRYSITEAGRNALYDSAQSGNSGRSKKPIADQMVEYQVLDYLSQIDSARENALRSAAGATREVLRGLQSKRWIVREDITSTRDARRTVKIAQLVLPSAQEGSGRKLNPNQEALLSRLAASAGTVTVEELNGLDVPRTTLGTLVRRGLVKIEERPAEFRVTTLPASSAHYAREHLSPAQTRALDAIEASVEERRFSVSLLHGVTGSGKTAVYLTAMQSVLAQGRSAILLVPEIGLTPAAAANLHRIFGDQVAILHSGLTNDERAEQWHRIHRGDARIVVGTRSAVFAPVKDLALVVVDEEHDSSYKQEETPRYNGRDVAIMRGKLSAAAVVLASATPALETYHNARQGRYRLIELRERVQQRPLPEVEVLDMRLEFQQMGEEKFFSRKLVEEVRERLEAREQVIILLNRRGYSAVVLCRSCGETLQCINCAVSLTHHKGVISLALLARRVPAGQRLECHYCGYRAAVPKICPKCSAEHLYFLGAGSEKIEEALQEAFPSARIGRLDRDTVRTRHDFERVLNQLHAGELDLLVGTQMIAKGHDIHGVTLVGVVGADFALGLPDFRAAERTFQLLTQVAGRAGRGESPGKVVLQTYFPEHYAIRYAALHDYLGFYEQELRYRKWMHYPPFTSVANVLLRSDKLDHAMRYAGIVHRWVEGTRMEGVRVMGPAAAPLSRLKRDYRYHFILKSASREKLNGTLRSLITNAIAEDVPRTSIIVDVDPQSLM from the coding sequence ATGCCTGATTTTTGCGATGTAGCCTTGCCGGTACCTCTGGAGATGACCTTCACCTATCGCGTGAACGGGCAGACACCTGTGGTCGGCGGCCGTGTGCTGGTTCCCTTCCGTACATCCCGACTGCCGGGCGTCGTGACGGCATTACACGATCAGCCGCCGGGCGTTGAGGCTAAGACGGTTCATTCGGTCCTCGACGCCGAACCACTGATTGATCCTCCGCTCATGCAACTTGCGGAATGGATCTCGAATTACTACATCGCACCGATCGGTGAAGTCCTGCGCGCGATGTTGCCGTTGCAGGCTGAAGTGAAGCGCGACTGGAGATACAGCATCACTGAGGCTGGACGAAATGCGCTCTACGACTCTGCACAAAGCGGTAACTCGGGTCGCTCGAAAAAGCCAATAGCCGATCAGATGGTCGAATACCAGGTACTCGACTACTTGTCACAAATCGACAGCGCGAGGGAGAACGCGTTACGCAGCGCTGCTGGAGCGACTCGCGAGGTCCTACGTGGACTGCAGTCCAAACGCTGGATTGTTCGTGAGGACATAACTTCGACACGCGATGCCCGGCGAACGGTGAAGATCGCGCAACTTGTCCTGCCATCAGCACAGGAAGGTTCAGGACGCAAGCTGAATCCGAATCAGGAAGCGCTGCTAAGTAGGTTGGCAGCATCTGCAGGCACAGTAACGGTCGAAGAGCTGAATGGTCTTGACGTTCCGCGGACAACTCTCGGTACTCTCGTCCGTCGCGGACTGGTCAAGATCGAGGAGAGGCCGGCCGAATTTCGGGTCACGACTTTGCCGGCATCCTCCGCACATTATGCACGCGAGCATCTCAGTCCCGCTCAAACTCGCGCGCTGGACGCGATCGAAGCCAGCGTCGAGGAGCGACGCTTCTCGGTCAGCCTGCTGCATGGAGTCACCGGGTCGGGAAAAACCGCAGTCTACCTGACTGCCATGCAATCCGTCCTTGCCCAGGGACGCTCCGCGATTCTCCTCGTTCCCGAAATAGGACTCACGCCTGCCGCGGCTGCCAACCTGCATCGTATATTCGGAGACCAGGTTGCGATTCTGCATTCTGGCCTTACAAATGACGAGCGGGCGGAACAATGGCACCGCATTCATCGCGGCGATGCCCGCATTGTAGTGGGGACACGTTCGGCGGTCTTCGCCCCGGTAAAAGACCTCGCCCTTGTTGTCGTCGACGAGGAGCATGACTCCTCCTATAAGCAGGAAGAAACGCCCCGCTACAACGGACGCGATGTCGCCATCATGCGCGGCAAACTTTCGGCAGCTGCGGTTGTGCTAGCGTCCGCTACTCCTGCGCTCGAGACCTATCACAATGCGCGGCAAGGACGATACAGGCTCATCGAGTTGCGCGAACGCGTTCAACAACGCCCGCTTCCCGAAGTGGAAGTCCTCGACATGCGCCTTGAGTTCCAACAAATGGGCGAGGAGAAGTTTTTCTCACGAAAGCTAGTCGAAGAAGTTCGCGAGCGGTTGGAGGCCCGCGAGCAGGTCATCATTCTGCTGAACCGGCGTGGATACTCGGCTGTGGTGCTCTGCCGTTCTTGCGGCGAGACGCTCCAGTGCATCAACTGTGCCGTTTCCCTGACTCATCACAAAGGCGTAATATCCCTCGCATTACTTGCGCGGCGAGTGCCTGCGGGGCAGCGACTGGAGTGCCACTACTGCGGCTATCGTGCTGCGGTTCCGAAGATCTGTCCTAAGTGTTCAGCCGAGCACCTTTACTTTCTTGGCGCCGGCTCCGAAAAGATCGAAGAAGCCTTGCAGGAGGCATTCCCGAGCGCTCGGATCGGAAGGCTTGATCGTGACACAGTTCGCACCCGACACGACTTCGAACGCGTCCTGAACCAGCTGCACGCCGGTGAACTCGACCTTCTAGTGGGCACGCAAATGATCGCCAAGGGACACGACATTCATGGCGTCACTCTTGTCGGCGTAGTCGGAGCCGACTTCGCTCTCGGGCTTCCGGACTTCCGCGCCGCTGAGCGGACGTTTCAATTGCTAACGCAAGTAGCTGGCAGGGCCGGACGAGGTGAGAGCCCGGGTAAAGTCGTCCTCCAGACCTACTTCCCCGAGCACTACGCGATTCGTTACGCCGCATTGCACGACTATCTCGGCTTCTACGAGCAGGAGCTTCGCTACCGAAAATGGATGCACTATCCGCCGTTCACTAGCGTGGCTAATGTTTTGCTTCGCAGCGATAAGCTTGATCATGCAATGCGCTATGCAGGCATCGTACATCGCTGGGTAGAGGGCACGCGCATGGAAGGCGTCCGCGTGATGGGCCCGGCCGCTGCTCCACTCTCGCGCCTGAAGCGCGATTATCGCTACCATTTCATCCTGAAGTCTGCCAGCCGCGAGAAGCTCAACGGAACCTTACGCTCACTAATTACGAATGCAATTGCCGAGGACGTGCCGCGAACGAGCATCATCGTCGATGTGGATCCGCAGTCACTGATGTGA
- a CDS encoding histone deacetylase gives MRLPFRLVYSKDYYLPIGAHVFPAQKYRMIHDRLLETGEADDSDFIEPAPASDDDVRLVHGAGYVDRLLHGELSSYEEMQMELPYSPQLVKAFWLAAGGSILAAETALAEGVGVNIGGGFHHAYPDHGEGFCMIHDVAVAIRKMQKLGRIRRAMTVDCDVHHGNGTAAIFPPKTQKAKPLPSLSAAKVKAQVSTTTSVADEDEVFTISLHQQNNYPAYKPPSSIDVNLPDGTSDSEYLAWLDQSLSSGLRQFSPDLLCYVAGADPYREDQLGGLALTIEGLKQRDELVFKVAEARGIPVMVTYAGGYARNVQDTVTIHVNTILAAKAIWGKEA, from the coding sequence ATGCGTCTCCCGTTCCGCCTTGTCTACAGCAAGGATTACTACCTCCCGATTGGTGCCCACGTCTTTCCGGCACAAAAGTACCGGATGATTCACGACCGTCTGCTCGAAACCGGGGAAGCTGACGACAGCGACTTTATCGAGCCGGCTCCTGCCTCTGACGATGATGTTCGCCTGGTACACGGCGCCGGGTATGTAGACCGCCTGCTGCACGGAGAGTTGAGTTCCTACGAAGAGATGCAGATGGAGTTGCCGTACTCACCGCAATTGGTAAAGGCGTTCTGGCTGGCTGCCGGCGGTTCCATTCTCGCGGCTGAGACGGCTCTTGCCGAAGGTGTTGGCGTAAACATCGGCGGCGGATTTCACCATGCGTATCCCGATCACGGCGAGGGCTTTTGCATGATTCATGACGTCGCCGTCGCCATCCGCAAAATGCAGAAACTCGGCCGAATTCGGCGTGCCATGACGGTTGACTGCGATGTGCACCACGGCAATGGCACCGCCGCGATCTTTCCGCCAAAAACTCAGAAGGCGAAGCCGCTGCCCAGCCTTTCTGCGGCCAAAGTAAAGGCCCAGGTCAGCACGACCACTTCGGTGGCGGACGAAGACGAGGTCTTCACCATCTCGCTGCATCAGCAGAACAACTACCCGGCCTATAAGCCACCCTCTTCGATTGATGTGAACCTGCCCGATGGGACCAGCGACTCGGAGTATCTCGCCTGGCTCGATCAATCGTTGAGCTCCGGATTACGTCAGTTCTCGCCCGACCTGCTCTGCTACGTAGCTGGAGCCGATCCGTACCGCGAGGACCAGCTTGGCGGGCTAGCCCTTACGATTGAAGGGCTGAAGCAAAGGGATGAGTTAGTCTTTAAGGTGGCTGAGGCCCGGGGTATCCCGGTGATGGTTACGTACGCTGGAGGATACGCGCGCAACGTGCAGGACACAGTCACAATCCACGTGAATACAATTCTCGCCGCAAAGGCAATCTGGGGAAAAGAAGCATGA
- a CDS encoding PIN domain-containing protein yields MGLDRLRSFLNRHHRIALDTSVFIYQLEEHPKYVTFTDQAFLWLEQSGNQALTSTLTMTELLVQPYREVDKKRADAFSSLLSTYPKLEWIATTLEVADLAARIRALHRLKTPDAILAAAAVQSRATGLITNNDVFQRVKSFETLVLNELL; encoded by the coding sequence TTGGGATTAGATCGTCTGCGTTCATTTCTTAATCGCCATCATCGCATAGCACTCGATACCAGCGTATTCATATATCAGTTGGAAGAACACCCGAAATACGTCACGTTCACCGATCAAGCGTTCCTTTGGCTGGAGCAGAGCGGCAATCAAGCTCTTACGTCGACGCTTACGATGACTGAACTGCTGGTTCAGCCTTATCGTGAAGTCGACAAAAAACGCGCGGATGCCTTCTCGAGTTTGTTGTCAACTTATCCGAAGCTGGAATGGATTGCCACGACGCTCGAAGTTGCGGATCTCGCTGCTAGAATTCGAGCTCTTCATCGCCTGAAAACGCCCGACGCAATCCTGGCAGCGGCTGCGGTTCAAAGCAGAGCTACTGGGCTGATTACGAATAACGACGTCTTCCAACGGGTGAAATCCTTCGAGACTCTGGTTCTAAACGAACTACTCTAA
- a CDS encoding AbrB/MazE/SpoVT family DNA-binding domain-containing protein produces MAEATLSAKNQIVIPREAREALGLKPGDKILVVVRSDRVLVLRKPKSYRKAIRGLGRGVYPSDYLEKERDDWD; encoded by the coding sequence ATGGCGGAAGCGACACTTTCAGCAAAAAATCAGATTGTGATTCCTCGCGAGGCTCGTGAAGCTTTGGGGCTCAAGCCAGGAGACAAAATTCTGGTCGTTGTGCGCAGTGACCGAGTTTTGGTGTTGCGCAAACCTAAGTCGTACCGCAAGGCGATTCGCGGTCTCGGTCGAGGAGTCTACCCGAGCGACTATCTTGAGAAGGAGCGCGACGATTGGGATTAG
- the ffh gene encoding signal recognition particle protein: MFENLSEKLQRTFKNLRGQGRLTDENMEEALREIRLALLEADVNFKVVKELIDHIREKAVGSEVMLQISPTEQVVKIVHDELVAILGKDTAKIKFASQPPTVVLMAGLQGSGKTTSSGKLAQWFKKGGHRPMLVSVDVYRPAAREQLRVVANAIGANIYEGKVDGEASTAVVERLAKEARREAQNSGCDVLIVDTAGRLHIDDELMNEMQLLKKLLTPQEILFVADAMTGQDAVNSANEFHKKLSLTGVILTKMDGDARGGAALSIRNVTGQPIKFLGVGEKYDALEPFHPDRIAGRILGMGDILSLVEKAQEKLDTKKSEEFAKKALSGDGFSLEDFREQLRQIKKLGSLQSIVKMLPSVGPFAGIQGMADKVDDKELNRVEAIINSMTPYERDHHEAINGSRRKRIARGSGTTVQEVNQLLKQYAMMKKQFKSLSKGGGFSRRLAGMRFR; the protein is encoded by the coding sequence ATGTTTGAGAATCTCTCCGAAAAACTTCAACGAACCTTTAAGAACCTGCGCGGGCAGGGGCGCCTTACTGATGAGAACATGGAGGAGGCGCTGCGCGAGATTCGCCTGGCGCTGCTTGAGGCCGACGTTAACTTCAAAGTCGTCAAGGAGTTGATTGACCACATTCGCGAGAAGGCCGTCGGGTCGGAGGTAATGCTGCAGATTTCGCCGACCGAGCAAGTAGTCAAGATCGTTCACGACGAGCTGGTCGCGATCCTGGGCAAGGACACGGCCAAGATCAAGTTTGCATCGCAGCCGCCCACCGTTGTCCTCATGGCCGGCTTGCAGGGCTCGGGCAAAACCACTTCTTCGGGAAAGCTGGCGCAGTGGTTCAAAAAGGGTGGACACCGCCCCATGCTGGTGTCGGTAGACGTGTACCGTCCGGCCGCCCGTGAGCAGTTGAGGGTTGTCGCTAACGCGATCGGCGCGAATATCTATGAAGGCAAGGTTGACGGCGAGGCGTCCACCGCTGTGGTCGAGCGCCTGGCGAAGGAAGCTCGTCGCGAGGCGCAGAACTCAGGCTGCGATGTACTCATTGTCGATACCGCCGGTCGTCTACACATCGACGATGAACTGATGAACGAAATGCAGCTTCTGAAGAAGCTTCTGACTCCGCAGGAGATCCTGTTCGTCGCCGACGCGATGACCGGACAAGACGCGGTGAACTCCGCAAACGAGTTTCACAAGAAGCTCAGCTTGACGGGCGTAATCCTCACAAAGATGGATGGCGATGCCCGTGGTGGCGCGGCGCTCTCGATCCGTAACGTCACCGGACAGCCGATCAAGTTCCTGGGTGTTGGTGAAAAGTACGACGCGCTCGAGCCCTTCCATCCGGATCGCATTGCTGGCCGCATTCTTGGCATGGGCGACATTCTGTCGCTGGTCGAGAAAGCACAGGAGAAGCTGGACACGAAGAAATCCGAAGAGTTCGCTAAGAAGGCGCTCAGCGGCGATGGCTTCTCTCTTGAGGATTTTCGCGAGCAGCTGCGGCAGATCAAGAAGCTAGGCTCGCTGCAGAGCATCGTCAAGATGCTGCCCAGTGTTGGTCCCTTCGCCGGAATTCAGGGAATGGCCGATAAGGTCGACGACAAAGAGTTGAATCGCGTGGAAGCCATCATCAACTCGATGACGCCGTATGAACGCGACCATCACGAAGCGATCAACGGCAGTCGCCGCAAACGTATTGCCCGCGGCTCTGGCACCACGGTCCAGGAAGTGAATCAATTGCTGAAGCAGTACGCCATGATGAAGAAGCAGTTCAAGAGTCTGAGCAAAGGTGGCGGATTCTCGCGGAGGCTCGCGGGAATGCGCTTCCGATGA
- the rpsP gene encoding 30S ribosomal protein S16 encodes MIRLARVGARKQPYYRVVVIDKERARNGRALEVVGLYNPRTSPATVDLKRERIDHWVSKGAQVSERVGKLMSKATAPAVTAA; translated from the coding sequence ATGATTCGTCTAGCGCGCGTTGGTGCGCGCAAGCAGCCCTATTACCGTGTAGTCGTGATCGACAAAGAACGCGCTCGCAACGGACGCGCGCTGGAAGTAGTCGGTCTGTACAATCCGCGAACCAGCCCCGCGACGGTGGATTTGAAGCGCGAACGCATCGATCACTGGGTTTCAAAGGGCGCTCAGGTGTCTGAAAGAGTGGGGAAACTGATGTCGAAGGCCACCGCTCCGGCGGTAACCGCGGCCTAA
- a CDS encoding KH domain-containing protein, whose amino-acid sequence MPTEQGGDVRALVLDIAKALVDEPELVTVEAIEGPESTVLELRVAQRDLGKVIGKQGRTARSLRTIIGAASMKLHKRHSLEIIEDGLPGSAQPGLASGA is encoded by the coding sequence ATGCCGACTGAGCAGGGCGGAGACGTGCGAGCGCTTGTGTTGGATATTGCGAAGGCTCTGGTCGATGAGCCCGAATTGGTTACCGTTGAGGCTATCGAGGGCCCGGAAAGCACTGTGCTGGAGCTTCGGGTAGCCCAACGTGATCTCGGCAAAGTAATTGGCAAGCAGGGGCGCACGGCACGCTCCCTGCGAACCATTATCGGTGCGGCGAGTATGAAACTGCACAAGCGCCATAGCCTCGAGATTATCGAGGACGGTCTCCCGGGTAGCGCGCAGCCGGGACTGGCCAGCGGAGCTTAA
- the rimM gene encoding ribosome maturation factor RimM (Essential for efficient processing of 16S rRNA), whose translation MSEEFIIIARIVRPQGRHGEVLAEILTDFPEKFAERKELWLGPENDAKRREYRLANHWFHKGRVVLKFAGVDSISDAELLAGYLVQLPIEKRAELNAGMVYVRDLVGSVLLDVSDGRQSEIGQIEDVRQGVGAAPLLVVRRRGDEYEIPFAEEYVVRLDASRKVLEMNLPAGLLDVNAPLSEKVRKRK comes from the coding sequence GTGTCCGAAGAGTTCATCATCATTGCCCGCATCGTCAGGCCGCAAGGCCGCCATGGTGAGGTGCTGGCCGAAATTTTGACCGATTTTCCGGAGAAGTTCGCCGAGCGCAAAGAGCTTTGGCTTGGCCCGGAGAATGACGCTAAGCGCCGCGAATACCGTCTCGCGAATCACTGGTTTCACAAGGGCCGCGTGGTCCTAAAATTTGCTGGCGTAGACTCCATCTCCGACGCCGAGCTGCTGGCCGGATACTTGGTTCAGCTCCCGATTGAGAAGCGCGCTGAACTGAACGCTGGGATGGTTTACGTTAGGGATTTGGTCGGCAGTGTTTTGCTAGACGTCTCGGACGGTCGCCAGAGCGAAATCGGTCAGATTGAGGATGTTCGGCAAGGTGTCGGGGCTGCACCGTTGCTGGTGGTGCGCAGGCGGGGCGATGAATACGAAATTCCCTTTGCCGAGGAGTATGTCGTCCGCTTGGATGCTTCCCGAAAAGTTCTCGAGATGAACCTTCCCGCCGGTCTGCTCGACGTGAATGCGCCTTTGTCAGAGAAAGTGAGGAAGCGGAAGTAG
- the trmD gene encoding tRNA (guanosine(37)-N1)-methyltransferase TrmD, whose translation MRFDIITIFPDFFRGPLDYGVLRRAREQKLVEVNIHDLRAFTHDRHQTVDDRPFGGGEGMVLKPQPIFECVESLRVDSREKRLQAEVRESVILLSAQGQLFHQREAEELAKLDRIVLICGRYEGVDERVNEHLADREISVGDFVLSGGELGAAIIVDTITRLIPGVLGNEASAHQESFSSSVHASQDGLPDSTCASGGLLDYPHYTRPADFSGWLVPDVLSSGNHDEIRRWRRRKALEKTLRNRPELLKSELLTEEDRRIVADLQRARP comes from the coding sequence ATGCGCTTCGACATCATCACCATCTTTCCTGACTTCTTTCGCGGCCCGCTTGATTACGGGGTGCTGCGGCGGGCGCGTGAACAGAAGCTGGTGGAAGTGAATATCCACGATCTCCGCGCCTTCACTCACGATCGCCATCAGACGGTCGATGATCGTCCTTTCGGAGGGGGCGAGGGCATGGTGCTGAAGCCGCAGCCGATTTTCGAGTGCGTTGAGTCATTGCGCGTGGATTCGCGGGAGAAGAGGTTACAAGCGGAAGTAAGGGAATCGGTAATTCTGCTATCGGCCCAGGGACAACTCTTTCATCAACGCGAGGCAGAGGAACTGGCCAAATTAGATCGCATAGTTCTCATCTGTGGGCGATATGAAGGAGTCGATGAGCGCGTGAACGAGCACCTTGCCGACCGGGAGATTTCGGTCGGTGATTTTGTGCTAAGTGGGGGCGAACTGGGTGCAGCGATTATCGTCGACACCATAACGCGGCTGATTCCCGGGGTTCTCGGCAATGAGGCATCGGCGCACCAGGAGAGCTTTAGTTCGAGTGTGCACGCGTCTCAGGATGGCCTGCCGGACTCTACGTGTGCCTCTGGCGGACTCCTCGACTATCCACATTACACACGTCCCGCCGACTTTAGCGGATGGCTAGTTCCCGATGTACTTTCCTCGGGAAATCACGACGAGATTCGCCGTTGGCGTCGACGCAAGGCCTTGGAGAAAACGCTGCGAAACCGCCCTGAGCTTTTGAAATCGGAATTGCTTACCGAGGAAGATCGTCGAATCGTCGCGGATTTGCAACGGGCACGGCCATAG